The Paenibacillus sp. MBLB1832 genome has a window encoding:
- a CDS encoding beta-galactosidase, which produces MDKTIPGEQFDLGVCYYPEQWPEHMWADDYRRMQELGFTIIRMGEFAWNFFEPEEGVFTFDLFDRAIDLAHAHGLKVILGTPTATPPAWMTYQYPEILNVSFDGVQYQHGVRRHYNYSSPVYRQYCAKITEAMAKHYANYPGVAGWQIDNELNCEVNVFYSQADHAAFRIWLREKYGSLDVLNQTWGTVFWNQSYSDWEQVHLSRPAPSKSANPHQALDEKRFISDNVISFARLQVDILRRLAPQQWITTNGMFGHLDSHAMTDELLDFFSYDSYPNFSTIWNDADRENPLMDRSYSNQLAKVRSASPTFCIMEQQSGPGGWVNLLAQSAPKPGQMRLWTYQSVAHGADMVLFFRWRTATFGTEIYWHGINDYHNRPNRRVTEAAKISMELGKIGEIIAGSRFAADVAILHDYDNEWDGEFDVWHGPLTRESEYSWSKALQFSHIPYDYLYVQNKTTLHDLTRYKVLIYPHPAIMSEETAELLKQYVAGGGKLLFGARSGYKDQRGHCRMTPFPGLVADLCGVTVEDFTLVLNEASTPNMRWIDGADEAPTPARLFNDILLPENDSVQTLAVFDGDYYAGKPALTRNAYGSGEAYYYGAAFSREVADALIHRLGLAPATTGWAELPPEVEVAIRVKQNRRFAFLLNFSDKPVRAHLLREMDDMLAGKQLGVGELDIAPYDVLVLALS; this is translated from the coding sequence ATGGATAAAACGATTCCAGGCGAGCAATTTGATCTAGGCGTCTGCTACTACCCCGAACAGTGGCCCGAGCACATGTGGGCTGACGATTACAGACGGATGCAAGAGTTAGGCTTCACCATCATACGAATGGGTGAGTTTGCATGGAATTTTTTTGAACCAGAAGAAGGTGTTTTCACTTTTGATTTGTTCGATCGGGCGATAGACCTTGCTCATGCGCACGGACTAAAAGTCATTCTCGGCACCCCCACCGCCACACCGCCTGCATGGATGACCTATCAATACCCTGAAATTCTGAATGTCAGCTTCGATGGCGTGCAGTATCAACACGGGGTAAGACGTCACTACAACTACAGCAGTCCTGTGTACCGACAATATTGCGCCAAAATTACAGAAGCGATGGCCAAACATTATGCCAACTACCCTGGAGTCGCAGGCTGGCAGATCGATAACGAGCTAAACTGCGAGGTCAATGTATTTTACTCTCAAGCTGATCATGCTGCATTTCGGATTTGGCTACGCGAGAAATACGGTTCCTTGGATGTATTGAATCAGACATGGGGGACCGTGTTCTGGAACCAGAGTTATTCCGACTGGGAGCAAGTTCATTTGTCTCGCCCTGCGCCAAGCAAATCCGCTAACCCTCACCAAGCCTTGGATGAAAAACGGTTCATCTCCGACAATGTCATTTCCTTTGCCCGTCTGCAGGTAGACATCCTGCGGAGGCTTGCGCCCCAGCAATGGATTACAACCAACGGCATGTTTGGACATTTGGACAGTCATGCTATGACCGATGAATTGTTGGATTTCTTCTCATACGACTCGTATCCAAACTTCTCCACGATCTGGAACGATGCGGATCGCGAGAATCCGCTCATGGACCGCAGCTATTCCAACCAACTGGCCAAGGTTCGTTCAGCCTCACCAACCTTCTGCATTATGGAACAGCAATCGGGCCCTGGCGGTTGGGTGAATTTGCTTGCCCAATCTGCGCCGAAGCCAGGCCAAATGCGATTGTGGACGTATCAATCTGTCGCTCATGGAGCGGATATGGTGCTATTTTTTAGATGGCGCACCGCCACATTCGGAACTGAAATTTATTGGCATGGCATCAACGATTACCATAACCGACCTAATCGAAGGGTCACCGAAGCAGCGAAGATTAGTATGGAATTAGGGAAGATCGGAGAAATCATTGCTGGATCTCGTTTTGCTGCGGACGTAGCGATCTTGCACGATTATGACAACGAGTGGGACGGAGAATTCGACGTCTGGCACGGTCCTCTAACCAGAGAGAGTGAATACAGCTGGAGCAAAGCCCTTCAGTTCAGCCATATTCCATATGACTATTTGTATGTGCAGAATAAGACGACCTTGCATGACCTAACTCGTTACAAAGTGTTGATCTATCCGCACCCAGCCATTATGTCGGAGGAAACAGCGGAGCTGCTTAAACAGTACGTAGCGGGGGGAGGCAAGCTGCTTTTCGGAGCTCGCAGCGGCTATAAGGATCAGCGCGGCCATTGCCGAATGACACCATTTCCAGGCCTCGTCGCTGACTTGTGCGGGGTGACGGTGGAAGATTTTACACTTGTCCTGAACGAGGCATCCACGCCGAACATGCGATGGATCGATGGCGCCGACGAAGCGCCTACACCAGCGCGCCTGTTCAATGACATTCTGTTGCCAGAGAACGACAGCGTCCAGACACTAGCCGTATTTGACGGAGATTATTATGCGGGGAAACCAGCGCTTACCCGAAACGCCTATGGCAGCGGAGAGGCTTATTATTATGGAGCCGCGTTCAGTCGCGAAGTCGCCGATGCCTTGATTCACCGCCTGGGGCTTGCACCCGCAACAACGGGTTGGGCGGAGCTGCCCCCTGAGGTGGAGGTTGCCATTCGTGTGAAGCAGAATCGCCGTTTTGCTTTCCTCTTGAACTTCTCTGACAAGCCAGTCAGAGCACATCTATTGCGAGAGATGGACGACATGTTGGCAGGCAAACAGCTTGGCGTCGGAGAGCTGGACATCGCTCCTTACGATGTGTTGGTACTAGCATTGAGCTAG
- a CDS encoding helix-turn-helix transcriptional regulator, with the protein MKIHYVLPEPLYKHYTVYPDMIGQYTNSPDHQERRFQGQLQEANLHIVLSGKGYVIDNGREVCLEAGQGFYYGPGLEQEYRTDPQEPWEVFWVHFGGEGLSRLLSGQGAASVWLFSFGDLPKLKQLAAGLLELASPYDRNEVQLAVRLYELLAELALRAETLGTATTLDKRARMREVAEYIRNHCTELLTLPQMAEQACFSTYYFSRMFHEVMGRTPMEWLFECRLVVAKERLISTDWTIKQVAEDVGFSQSSYFIARFREHTGLTPQEYRRWYKG; encoded by the coding sequence ATGAAAATTCATTATGTATTACCGGAACCGCTTTACAAACACTACACGGTTTATCCCGATATGATTGGCCAATACACCAATTCTCCTGATCATCAGGAGAGGAGGTTTCAAGGCCAGCTGCAAGAAGCGAATTTACATATTGTATTAAGCGGGAAAGGGTATGTGATCGATAACGGAAGGGAAGTCTGTCTGGAAGCGGGGCAGGGGTTCTATTACGGGCCAGGTCTAGAGCAGGAATATCGAACAGATCCGCAGGAGCCATGGGAGGTATTTTGGGTACATTTCGGAGGCGAGGGGCTCAGCAGACTATTGAGCGGTCAAGGCGCTGCTTCTGTTTGGTTATTCTCCTTTGGTGATTTGCCCAAGCTGAAACAACTAGCGGCAGGCTTGCTAGAGCTGGCATCTCCGTACGATCGGAACGAGGTGCAATTGGCGGTGAGGCTGTATGAGCTGCTCGCTGAGCTCGCCTTACGTGCTGAGACGCTAGGAACAGCGACGACGCTAGACAAGCGTGCGCGGATGAGGGAGGTTGCGGAATATATCCGCAACCATTGTACAGAGCTGCTGACACTGCCCCAGATGGCCGAACAGGCATGCTTCAGTACGTATTATTTTAGTCGGATGTTTCACGAAGTGATGGGGAGGACCCCGATGGAATGGCTGTTTGAATGCCGTCTTGTTGTCGCCAAGGAACGGCTGATCTCAACCGATTGGACGATTAAGCAAGTGGCAGAGGATGTCGGTTTTTCCCAAAGTAGTTACTTCATTGCGCGCTTTCGGGAGCACACAGGACTGACACCGCAGGAATATCGACGCTGGTACAAGGGGTAA
- a CDS encoding CehA/McbA family metallohydrolase — MVMKKYLQAASSILSNENGMPPYSPPALLEALQFLEDELTNRGFVFRAETTSTSQGTLKLTVTDTKGNGMIAQVKLFPMLAGETMETISQPNNRIDFIREYSLPGGTVTLPIPSARYVLEVSKGPSYKIVKKEITINADEELTCQICLPQMADWRGAGWYAGDLHHHSVYSSPLHGGTDDVIESPQQVAFSMEAAGLAYGALSDHHNIKNHQQWLATATDTFLPIVSKEISTTNGHVLSLGVHTDVIYKIPKQEERTEQYLRQEHIRTSDEIRASGGLPQINHPCDRNPAISLDPKFTDMIEIFDTIEIWNGSNPMIPGTPNYDAFNLWLSLLEEGRFVAATSGSDTHNIWVDDFHGLLEKFSWIVTYGSPFIDSLPVERQDVLRYLMQVLQETTPIMEEWAENRLGSGCVQTYIQVEQALTVESILDSLRKGHSFLTSGPLLKVSLEGKGPGETLVAEKTTVSANVTLISNVPLERLCLYTNGRQKTYIPLTNRLVDSESEAQGAESVYDYSLQLRDIAVNQVKWIVVTVEKGREIRAISNPIFIESANS, encoded by the coding sequence ATGGTCATGAAAAAATATTTGCAAGCGGCCAGCAGCATTTTATCCAACGAAAATGGCATGCCACCGTATTCACCGCCAGCTCTGTTAGAAGCTCTGCAGTTTTTGGAAGATGAACTAACCAACAGAGGATTTGTTTTTCGAGCAGAGACTACTTCTACATCTCAAGGGACACTTAAGTTAACCGTAACGGATACAAAGGGTAACGGAATGATCGCGCAAGTCAAGCTGTTTCCAATGCTCGCGGGTGAAACAATGGAAACCATCTCGCAGCCAAACAATAGAATCGATTTCATCCGTGAATATTCGTTGCCGGGCGGGACCGTTACTTTGCCCATTCCAAGCGCTCGATATGTGCTCGAAGTTTCCAAAGGCCCATCTTACAAGATTGTGAAGAAAGAAATTACAATTAACGCTGATGAGGAGCTCACTTGCCAAATTTGCCTTCCACAAATGGCGGATTGGCGCGGAGCAGGCTGGTACGCTGGGGATTTGCATCATCATAGCGTCTACTCAAGTCCTCTTCACGGTGGCACGGATGACGTCATTGAATCGCCGCAACAAGTCGCATTTTCTATGGAAGCCGCAGGGCTTGCTTATGGTGCGTTAAGCGATCATCACAATATTAAAAACCATCAACAGTGGCTCGCTACAGCTACAGACACATTTTTACCCATTGTATCGAAAGAGATATCCACGACCAATGGACATGTCCTGTCATTAGGTGTTCATACAGACGTTATTTACAAAATACCGAAACAAGAAGAGCGCACAGAACAATATTTACGGCAAGAACACATTCGTACTTCGGATGAGATCAGAGCTTCCGGAGGTCTTCCGCAGATTAACCATCCGTGTGACAGAAATCCTGCGATTTCACTAGATCCGAAGTTTACAGATATGATCGAAATTTTTGATACGATTGAAATATGGAATGGCTCCAACCCGATGATCCCAGGTACGCCTAATTATGACGCTTTTAATCTCTGGCTGTCGTTACTTGAAGAAGGGCGTTTTGTTGCAGCGACTAGTGGCAGTGATACGCACAATATTTGGGTTGATGACTTTCACGGACTACTCGAAAAATTTTCTTGGATCGTCACGTATGGCAGTCCATTCATTGACTCACTTCCAGTTGAGAGACAGGATGTCCTGCGCTATCTCATGCAAGTGCTTCAAGAAACAACGCCAATCATGGAGGAGTGGGCAGAAAATCGCTTAGGTAGCGGTTGCGTGCAAACGTATATCCAAGTAGAGCAGGCATTGACGGTAGAATCGATTTTGGATTCGCTGCGCAAAGGGCATAGCTTTTTGACGAGCGGACCGTTGCTTAAGGTGTCTTTGGAGGGAAAAGGCCCTGGGGAAACGCTTGTGGCCGAAAAAACGACGGTTAGCGCCAATGTTACGCTAATATCCAACGTTCCACTGGAAAGACTTTGCTTATACACGAATGGCCGGCAAAAAACGTACATCCCGCTTACGAATCGACTTGTTGACTCAGAAAGTGAAGCGCAAGGCGCCGAATCTGTCTATGATTATAGTTTGCAACTGCGGGACATTGCTGTGAATCAAGTGAAATGGATTGTGGTAACCGTTGAAAAAGGCAGAGAAATCAGAGCGATTAGCAACCCTATCTTTATTGAATCAGCAAACAGCTGA
- a CDS encoding VOC family protein — MEKVIPFIMFQEGKAEEAMNFYTSLIEDSEITSIVRYGANEAGKEGTVMQAIFTLKGQEFMCIDSPVKHAFSFTPSHSIYVVCNTEEEIDELYGKLIDGGQALMPLGNYGFSKKFGWLNDRFGVSWQINYLNKY; from the coding sequence ATGGAGAAGGTAATCCCTTTCATAATGTTCCAAGAGGGCAAGGCAGAAGAAGCGATGAACTTTTATACCTCACTCATTGAGGATTCTGAAATTACAAGCATTGTTCGGTATGGTGCTAATGAAGCTGGAAAAGAAGGAACCGTCATGCAGGCTATTTTCACATTAAAAGGGCAGGAGTTTATGTGTATTGACAGTCCTGTTAAACATGCCTTTTCCTTTACACCTTCGCACTCGATTTATGTTGTTTGCAATACTGAGGAAGAAATTGATGAGCTTTATGGGAAGCTTATAGACGGTGGACAAGCTCTTATGCCATTGGGTAATTATGGTTTCAGTAAAAAGTTCGGTTGGCTGAATGACCGCTTCGGAGTCTCATGGCAAATTAATTATCTGAACAAATACTAG
- a CDS encoding AraC family transcriptional regulator, whose protein sequence is MATASRIDYNTLSPYVRYVHEIVIPQGAMVPERYIYDYEFIYVVSGSGCLRIESNEYTMAPGALLYIRPHKLNEMIVSDKEPMHCFAVHFDYVFLGEAADFSPYSVYLGQKQTEGVPDAKSLQARPNVELVDLDIPEHMTPSRIHPFHEVFRELTFHFHESRADAQIWLKSSILRLLGLVHQELTTKEGIWIEHTHADLMLDAIQFLQQQYKKKVDLPVLAARAKLTPKYFGTLFKQATGQSVSQYLLRLRMEEAKRLLRLNKFTIEEIADQVGIGDLFYFSKLFKKTEGMSPKKYADSLNTRHYVKE, encoded by the coding sequence ATGGCAACCGCATCTCGGATCGACTATAACACGTTATCTCCTTACGTGAGATACGTCCACGAAATCGTGATTCCTCAGGGAGCGATGGTTCCAGAACGGTATATTTATGACTACGAATTTATCTATGTCGTTAGCGGTTCAGGCTGTCTTCGAATCGAAAGCAACGAATACACGATGGCACCTGGCGCCTTATTGTATATTCGTCCGCACAAACTAAACGAAATGATCGTATCCGACAAAGAGCCGATGCATTGCTTTGCTGTCCACTTTGACTATGTGTTCCTAGGCGAAGCAGCAGACTTCTCACCGTATTCCGTCTATCTAGGTCAGAAGCAAACCGAGGGGGTCCCCGACGCAAAATCCTTGCAAGCAAGGCCGAATGTAGAACTCGTCGATTTGGATATTCCGGAGCACATGACGCCTAGCCGTATTCATCCGTTTCATGAAGTTTTCAGAGAATTAACCTTTCATTTTCATGAATCAAGGGCCGACGCGCAAATCTGGTTGAAATCTTCCATCCTGCGATTACTGGGGCTCGTCCATCAGGAGCTGACAACGAAAGAAGGCATATGGATTGAACATACCCATGCCGATCTGATGTTGGATGCCATTCAATTCCTGCAACAGCAGTATAAGAAAAAAGTCGACTTGCCTGTGTTAGCCGCGAGGGCCAAGTTGACGCCTAAATATTTCGGCACCTTATTCAAACAGGCGACAGGCCAATCCGTATCGCAGTACCTCTTGCGTCTTCGGATGGAGGAAGCGAAACGTTTGCTTCGACTGAACAAGTTCACGATCGAAGAGATCGCCGATCAAGTCGGGATCGGCGATCTCTTCTACTTCAGCAAGCTGTTCAAGAAAACGGAAGGAATGTCGCCGAAGAAGTATGCGGATTCGTTGAATACTCGGCATTATGTGAAGGAGTAA
- a CDS encoding phytanoyl-CoA dioxygenase family protein, translating into MNINTLITDEHISFYRENGFVKVENMLTGEELEQLRDYLEEAMHTESSRSVQTDKQGGLYYRVLNQKVNTWRDHAGMGKFSFHERFAQSALALTGSEEIRFFHDHGLWKMPNDSKPTPWHQDTPYWPINEAEKGMMSIWIALDDVNEQNGCMAFVPKSHKVGKLTSIDLANPQNIFDYVEGGQLNDQKPVVVPLKAGSCTFHNGLTFHYAHANVTDRPRRALAIIYMPDGITYSGKAHVITDELGLEKDQALKGPLFPLLAKRNT; encoded by the coding sequence ATGAATATTAACACACTAATCACGGACGAGCACATCTCATTTTATCGCGAAAATGGCTTCGTCAAAGTCGAGAATATGCTGACTGGGGAGGAGCTGGAACAGCTCCGCGACTATCTGGAGGAAGCCATGCATACGGAGAGTAGCCGCTCCGTACAAACCGATAAGCAAGGCGGATTATATTATCGGGTATTAAATCAGAAAGTAAATACCTGGAGAGATCATGCTGGCATGGGCAAATTCAGCTTTCATGAAAGATTCGCCCAATCTGCGTTGGCTTTGACAGGATCGGAAGAAATTCGCTTTTTCCATGACCATGGACTTTGGAAAATGCCTAACGATTCCAAGCCGACCCCATGGCACCAGGATACGCCCTACTGGCCGATTAATGAAGCCGAGAAGGGGATGATGTCCATCTGGATCGCCCTGGACGATGTGAACGAGCAAAACGGATGCATGGCGTTTGTACCCAAGTCGCATAAAGTTGGCAAATTAACGAGCATCGACTTAGCGAATCCGCAAAATATTTTCGATTATGTGGAAGGCGGACAATTGAACGATCAGAAGCCTGTTGTTGTCCCGCTTAAGGCGGGCAGCTGCACATTCCACAATGGCTTAACATTTCACTACGCCCATGCGAACGTGACCGACCGTCCGAGAAGAGCTTTGGCCATCATCTACATGCCAGATGGGATTACCTATAGCGGCAAGGCCCACGTCATAACGGACGAGTTGGGTCTGGAGAAAGACCAAGCGCTGAAAGGACCTTTGTTTCCGTTATTGGCGAAGCGTAATACTTAG
- a CDS encoding CBS domain-containing protein — translation MEIKSFLLPKEKVSYLTTSASMQEAIERLEACHYTAIPMIDEKGKYVGTLSEGDLLWKLKYTPDLTFVNMNEIAVTDIRTRIYNECVAINAHMEDMLALAADQNFVPVVDNERDRQFLGIIRRKDIIAYYTRNITD, via the coding sequence GTGGAAATTAAATCATTTTTATTACCTAAGGAGAAAGTATCCTACCTGACGACCTCCGCTTCGATGCAAGAAGCGATTGAGCGGTTGGAAGCCTGTCACTATACAGCGATTCCAATGATCGACGAGAAAGGCAAGTATGTCGGCACCTTATCAGAAGGAGATTTGTTATGGAAGCTGAAGTATACGCCCGACCTGACTTTCGTTAACATGAACGAGATTGCCGTCACAGACATCCGAACTCGTATCTATAACGAGTGTGTCGCGATCAACGCACACATGGAGGATATGCTGGCGCTTGCCGCCGATCAGAACTTCGTTCCTGTTGTGGACAACGAAAGGGACCGCCAATTCCTGGGCATCATTCGACGCAAGGACATTATTGCTTATTACACGAGGAATATTACGGATTAG
- a CDS encoding MFS transporter, which translates to MWTYTANLFRDLSPSVRRFIATESLFGIGAGIFNLILNLHLLELGFSKGDIGQITSLGALTIGLLSLPAGFVMKRIGRKTMLIAGMLLAFLSLTLFGFATSFGAVTVAQLIWSLGVTAIVNSEIQLIFQYCSTKKEETSAYSLLFAIFTLCTGIGTWVGGYLPVWLPGHTTLYQYAFFVAGACLGLSGVLRGVLLPATSARTTVVELDEENVKKQVKVEDRPKKGQSIYFLLLLSLLIFNSGFTFGLLSPFLNVILKFRFGMDDGSISGLLALSGIFFFVGSIVMPYVVERWGSRNTFLFLFLYNMVVVALMALAMPSSMFAILLLIRGTGFTMLNNLMDSECMSAVAEEDRNLFAGMRTVSRSMGNTIASFWAGYILAGNHYSLPFLLTAAALLAGFMVYAWFVQGKLDRRLLEQI; encoded by the coding sequence ATGTGGACATATACGGCAAATTTATTTCGTGATTTATCCCCAAGTGTGAGGCGGTTCATCGCAACCGAAAGCTTATTTGGCATTGGGGCGGGCATTTTCAACCTCATCCTGAATTTACATCTCTTAGAGCTCGGCTTCTCCAAAGGTGATATTGGCCAGATTACATCGCTTGGCGCACTGACCATTGGGCTGCTCAGTTTGCCGGCTGGGTTCGTGATGAAGCGCATTGGGCGCAAAACGATGCTGATCGCAGGCATGCTCCTCGCGTTCTTGTCACTCACACTATTCGGCTTCGCAACGAGCTTTGGGGCGGTTACAGTGGCCCAACTGATCTGGTCGCTTGGCGTTACAGCGATTGTGAATTCTGAAATTCAATTGATTTTCCAATATTGTTCCACCAAAAAAGAAGAGACGAGCGCATACTCGCTGCTGTTCGCGATATTTACCTTATGCACCGGTATCGGAACATGGGTGGGAGGCTATCTGCCGGTTTGGCTGCCTGGGCATACGACGTTGTATCAGTATGCTTTCTTTGTGGCAGGCGCATGCTTAGGGCTCTCGGGCGTGTTACGGGGAGTGCTGCTCCCGGCAACATCGGCAAGAACCACGGTTGTGGAACTAGACGAGGAGAATGTAAAGAAGCAGGTGAAAGTCGAGGATCGCCCAAAGAAAGGGCAATCCATCTATTTCCTGCTCCTGCTGTCGCTGCTCATTTTCAACTCTGGCTTCACGTTTGGGTTGTTAAGTCCATTCCTGAACGTCATTCTGAAGTTCCGCTTTGGCATGGATGATGGGAGCATCTCTGGTTTGCTCGCGTTATCGGGCATTTTCTTCTTTGTCGGCTCGATCGTCATGCCTTATGTGGTCGAGCGATGGGGCAGTCGGAACACATTTCTGTTCCTGTTTCTGTACAACATGGTCGTCGTTGCGCTTATGGCGCTCGCCATGCCGTCGTCTATGTTTGCCATCCTGCTGCTGATTCGGGGCACTGGCTTCACTATGTTGAACAACTTAATGGACAGCGAATGTATGTCGGCGGTTGCAGAAGAAGACCGCAATTTGTTCGCGGGGATGCGGACGGTGTCGCGCAGTATGGGGAACACGATCGCTTCGTTCTGGGCTGGTTATATTTTGGCGGGAAATCATTATTCCTTGCCCTTCCTTCTTACGGCGGCAGCACTTCTGGCGGGGTTCATGGTGTATGCGTGGTTCGTGCAAGGCAAGCTGGACCGGCGGTTGTTGGAGCAGATCTGA
- a CDS encoding ABC transporter permease: protein METAKNHFFTDISVMLGRSMRHIFRSMDTIITVCITPIAMMLLFVYVLGGAIQAGTDNYVNYLLPGILLMAIASGIAYTAYRMFMDKQRGIFERFHSMPISRSALLWGHVLTSLVSNALSVIVIILVALIMGFRSSAGILPWLAVAGILALFTLALTWIAAIAGLSAKTIEGASAFSYPLIFLPFISSAFVPTASMPWIVRIFAENQPVTSIVDAIRALLAHQSVGNDIWVALAWCVGIMFVAYFFAMRVYSKRV, encoded by the coding sequence ATGGAGACAGCAAAGAATCATTTCTTCACCGATATCAGCGTTATGCTGGGACGCTCCATGCGCCATATATTCCGCAGTATGGACACTATCATCACCGTCTGCATCACGCCAATTGCCATGATGCTCCTGTTCGTCTATGTGCTAGGCGGTGCCATTCAAGCTGGAACGGATAACTATGTAAATTACTTGCTGCCAGGCATACTGCTTATGGCGATCGCAAGCGGAATCGCCTATACGGCTTACCGCATGTTTATGGATAAGCAACGGGGCATATTCGAGCGGTTCCACTCCATGCCGATTTCACGTTCCGCCTTGCTTTGGGGGCATGTGCTGACCTCCTTGGTGTCCAATGCTTTATCGGTAATCGTCATCATTCTCGTAGCACTAATTATGGGTTTTCGTTCGTCCGCAGGCATACTGCCATGGCTGGCCGTAGCAGGCATACTCGCGTTGTTCACACTGGCCTTAACTTGGATCGCGGCAATTGCCGGACTATCCGCCAAAACGATAGAAGGTGCAAGCGCATTTTCCTATCCGCTCATCTTCCTTCCGTTTATCAGTTCGGCCTTTGTGCCGACCGCGTCGATGCCTTGGATCGTTCGAATCTTTGCCGAAAATCAGCCAGTGACCTCGATCGTGGATGCCATCCGTGCACTGCTGGCCCATCAGTCGGTGGGCAATGATATATGGGTCGCGCTTGCGTGGTGCGTCGGGATTATGTTCGTAGCCTATTTCTTTGCGATGAGGGTGTATAGTAAACGGGTGTGA
- a CDS encoding ABC transporter ATP-binding protein, protein MQNASIKVVGLQKSYKQLQVLKGVDFEVEKGSIFALLGSNGAGKTTVVKILTTLLKQDGGTATVNGFDVASKPENVRQAISLTGQFAAVDEILTGRENLIMIAKLRYLNNPRQVADDLLHRFGLTDAADRKVATYSGGMRRRLDIALSLVGNPQIIFLDEPTTGLDPEARIEVWKIVKELAKGGTTVLLTTQYLEEAEQLADRIAILHEGRIIANGTLADLKQLFPSAKVEYVEKQPTLEEIFLAIIGKKEAI, encoded by the coding sequence ATGCAAAACGCGTCAATTAAAGTGGTTGGCCTGCAAAAATCCTACAAGCAGCTTCAAGTCCTTAAAGGCGTGGATTTCGAAGTGGAAAAAGGCAGCATTTTCGCCCTCCTCGGCTCTAATGGGGCTGGTAAGACAACGGTTGTCAAAATCCTCACTACGCTGCTCAAACAAGACGGCGGTACCGCAACCGTAAACGGATTCGATGTTGCTTCCAAACCTGAAAATGTGCGCCAAGCGATCAGTCTTACTGGGCAATTCGCCGCGGTGGATGAGATTTTAACGGGTCGGGAAAATCTCATCATGATTGCCAAGCTGCGCTATCTCAACAATCCGCGGCAAGTTGCTGACGACTTGCTTCACCGCTTCGGCTTAACAGACGCTGCCGACCGCAAGGTGGCTACGTATTCAGGGGGGATGCGCCGCAGACTCGACATCGCCTTGAGCCTTGTGGGTAATCCGCAGATCATTTTCCTCGACGAGCCGACGACTGGACTTGACCCCGAGGCGCGCATCGAGGTTTGGAAAATTGTTAAGGAGCTTGCCAAGGGCGGCACGACGGTACTCCTTACCACGCAATATTTAGAAGAGGCTGAGCAGCTTGCTGACCGAATTGCCATCCTGCACGAGGGTCGAATTATTGCCAACGGCACGCTCGCTGATCTTAAACAATTATTCCCCTCCGCAAAGGTGGAATATGTTGAAAAGCAGCCGACATTAGAGGAGATCTTCCTCGCCATCATCGGCAAAAAGGAGGCCATATAA